The following DNA comes from Acidobacteriota bacterium.
GCCGGCTTGAAGGCGCAGTCGAACACCGGCAGGTGCGCCGGATCCAGATGCGGGGCCTCCTCGATCGTGTCGTGCTCGTCGATGTACTGCACGATGTTGTTGATCTGATCGTCGGGATACCCCAGCCGCGCCAGAGCCACCGGCACCGTGTGATTGACGATCTGCATCACGCCGCCGCCCACGAGCCGCTTGTACTTCACGAGCGCGATGTCCGGCTCCACGCCGGTCGTGTCGCAGTCCATCATGAAGCCGATGGTGCCGGTCGGCGCGAGCACGGTGGCCTGCGCGTTGCGGAAGCCGTGCTTCTCGCCGAGCTCGACCACGTCGTTCCACGAGTCGGCCGCCGCCTGCTGGAGGTCCTCCGACACATGCGCCCGGGAGACGTTCTTCAGCGCGTCGCGGTGCTTCCGCATGACCCGCAGGAACGGCTGCTCGTTCCTGGCGTAGCCGGCGAACGGCCCGCCGCAGTCGCGCGCGATGCGGGCCGACTGGGCATACGCCTCACCCGTCATCAGGGCGGTGATGGCTGCCGCGTAGTCGCGCCCCTCGTCGCTGTCGTACGGCACGCCGCGCGACATCAGCAACGCGCCGAGGTTGGCGTAGCCCAGGCCGAGCGGGCGGAAGTCGTGGCTGTTGCGCCCGATCGCCTCGGTGGGATAGCTGGCGTTGCCGACGATGATCTCCTGTGCGGTGATCAAGGTTCGGACCGCGGCCCGGAACGTCTCGACGTCGAACTCGCCCGGCTCGTGGGGCTTCATGAACTGCATCAGGTTCAACGAGGCGAGGTTGCACGCCGAGTCGTCCAGGAACATGTACTCCGAGCAGGGATTCGACGCGTTGATGCGGTCCGTGTGCGGACACGTGTGCCAGTCGTTGACGGTGGTGTCGAACTGCATGCCGGGGTCGCCGCAGACGTGCGTCCCCTCGGCCACCGCCCGCATCAGGTCGCGGGCTCGAAGGGTCTCCATGACCCGACGATCGCCGTGGACGGCCCGCGTTTGCCATTCCCCGTCGTCGACCACGGCGCGCATGAACTCGTCCGGGACCCGCAGGCTGTTGTTCGAGTTCTGGAAGAACACGGAGTTGTACGCCGGGCCGGTGAACGAGCCGTCGTAGCCGGCGTCGATCAGCGCCCAGGCCTTGCGCTCTTCCTCGACCTTGCAGTTGACGAACTCCAGAACGTCGGGGTGGTCGGCGTTGAGGATCACCATCTTGGCGGCGCGGCGCGTTTTCCCGCCCGACTTGATGACGCCGGCGAAGGCGTCGTAGCCCTTCATGAACGAGACCGGCCCCGAGGCGGTTCCCCCACCCGCGAGCAGCTCGCGCGACGACCGGATCGGCGAAAGGTTCGTGCCCGTGCCGGACCCGAACTTGAAGAGCATCCCCTCGGTCCTGGCGAGCGTGAGGATGGACTCCATCGTGTCCTCGACCGAGTTGATGAAGCAGGCCGAGCACTGCGGCGCCTTCTCGAAGCCGCAGTTGAACCAGACCGGGCTGTTGAACGCCGCCTTCTGCCGCACCAGGAGGAACTTCAGGTCGTCCCTGAACGCCTGGAGGTCCTCTGCCGTCGCGAAGTACCGCTGCCGGTCGGCCCACCCGGCGATGGTATCGACCACCCGGCCGATGAGTTGCCGGACGCTCCGCTCGCGATCCGGGGACGAGAGCTGACCCCGGAAGTACTTCGAGACGACGATGTTGGTCGCCTGCTGGGACCAGAACGCGGGAACCTCCACGCCGCGCTGCTCGAAGACGACATCGCCGCGCTCGTTGGCGATCACCGCCGACCGCGTCTCCCACTCGATCTCCTCGAAGGGGTCCATGCCGGCGCGGCTGAACACGCGGGGAAACTCAAGCCCGGTCCCCGTCGGCGTCTCAGGATCCATCGCCGTGGTCGTCCGGGTCACGTAGTCTTGCGCAGCCCCTGCTGACATCTCTCCCCCTGTTGTTGTATCGATTGCAGTGACCGACG
Coding sequences within:
- a CDS encoding vitamin B12-dependent ribonucleotide reductase, with amino-acid sequence MSAGAAQDYVTRTTTAMDPETPTGTGLEFPRVFSRAGMDPFEEIEWETRSAVIANERGDVVFEQRGVEVPAFWSQQATNIVVSKYFRGQLSSPDRERSVRQLIGRVVDTIAGWADRQRYFATAEDLQAFRDDLKFLLVRQKAAFNSPVWFNCGFEKAPQCSACFINSVEDTMESILTLARTEGMLFKFGSGTGTNLSPIRSSRELLAGGGTASGPVSFMKGYDAFAGVIKSGGKTRRAAKMVILNADHPDVLEFVNCKVEEERKAWALIDAGYDGSFTGPAYNSVFFQNSNNSLRVPDEFMRAVVDDGEWQTRAVHGDRRVMETLRARDLMRAVAEGTHVCGDPGMQFDTTVNDWHTCPHTDRINASNPCSEYMFLDDSACNLASLNLMQFMKPHEPGEFDVETFRAAVRTLITAQEIIVGNASYPTEAIGRNSHDFRPLGLGYANLGALLMSRGVPYDSDEGRDYAAAITALMTGEAYAQSARIARDCGGPFAGYARNEQPFLRVMRKHRDALKNVSRAHVSEDLQQAAADSWNDVVELGEKHGFRNAQATVLAPTGTIGFMMDCDTTGVEPDIALVKYKRLVGGGVMQIVNHTVPVALARLGYPDDQINNIVQYIDEHDTIEEAPHLDPAHLPVFDCAFKPA